In the Paralichthys olivaceus isolate ysfri-2021 chromosome 15, ASM2471397v2, whole genome shotgun sequence genome, one interval contains:
- the ankfy1 gene encoding rabankyrin-5 isoform X1: MAEEEVAKLQKHLALLRQEYVKMQQKLADTERRCAVLAAQGSGQGSPSPAAAADTFISRLLDIVADLYQQEHYSDLKVKVAGETLSAHKFVLAARSDVWSLANLTSTSELDLSDCKPEVAMAMLRWAYTDELELSEDDAFLIDLMKLANRFQLQLLRERCEKGVMSSVNVRNCIRFYQTAEELNATTLMNYCGEIIASHWDDLRKEDFSTMSAQLLYKMIKSKTEYPLHKAIKVEREDVVFLYLIEMDPQLPGKLNELDNNGDLALDLALSRKLESIATTLVNNKADVDMVDQSGWSLLHKAIQRGDEFAAIFLIRHSAQVNAATVGAVETPLHLVCSFSPKKHSVEVMSGMARIAEALLKTGANPNMQNSKGRTPLHEAVASGNEPVFSQLLDCKQLDLELKDHEGSTALWLALQYITVSSDPSVNPFEDDAPVVNGTSFDENSFAAQLIQRGSNPDAPDTTTENCLMQRAARAGNEAATLFLATHGAKVNHVNKWGESPLHTACRCGLASLTAELLQQGANPNLQTQKALPDDTHGVATQTPLHMAIAHNHPDVVSVILEQKANALHATNNFQIIPDFSLKDSMDQTVLGLALWTGMHTIAAQLLGSGASINDTMSNGQTLLHMAIQRQDSKSALFLLEHQADINVRTQEGQTALQLAISNQLPLVVDAICTRGADMSVVDDKGDPPLWLALENGLEDIASTLVRHGCDATSWSTGPSGCQQTLLHRAVDENNEVSACFLIRSGCDVNSPRKPGPNGEGDEEARDGQTPLHLASTWGLEEVVQCLLEFGANVNTQDAEGRAPVHAAISSQHNVIIQLLISHPDIRLNIRDRQGMTPFACAMTHKNNKAAEAILKREPGAAEQVDNKGRNFLHVAVQNSDIESVLFLISVQANVNSRVQDAAKLTPLHLAVQAGSEIIVRNLLLAGAKVNELTKHRQTALHLAAQQDLATICSVLIENGVDFAAEDENGNNALHLAVMQGRLNNVRTLLTESNVDAEAFNLRGQSPMHVLGHYGKENAAAIFELFLECMPEYPLDKPDNEGNTVLLLAYMKGNANLCRAIVRAGARLGINNNQGINIFNYQVATKQLLFRLLDMLSKEPPWCDGSNCYECVAKFGVTTRKHHCRHCGRLLCHKCSIKEIPIIKFDLNKPVRVCDICFDVLTLGGVS; this comes from the exons ATGGCGGAAG AGGAGGTGGCCAAGCTGCAGAAGCACCTGGCCCTGCTCAGGCAGGAGTATGTGAAGATGCAACAGAAGCTGGCTGACACAGAGAGGCGCTGTGCTGTGCTTGCTGCTCAGGGTTCTGGTCAGGGCTCCCCcagccctgcagcagcagcagacacctTCATTAGTCGTCTGCTGGACATCGTGGCCGACCTCTATCAGCAGGAACATTACAG tgaTCTGAAAGTGAAAGTTGCAGGGGAAACGCTTAGTGCCCATAAGTTTGTTTTGGCTGCTCGCAGTGATGTCTGGAGTCTGGCTAATCTCACCTCCACCTCTGAGCTGGACCTATCAG ACTGTAAGCCTGAGGTTGCCATGGCAATGTTGCGCTGGGCTTACACTGATGAGTTGGAACTCAGTGAGGATGATGCCTTTCTTATTGACCTGATGAAGCTGGCTAACCGCTTCCAGCTACAGCTGCTTCGAGAGAG GTGTGAAAAAGGCGTGATGTCCTCTGTGAATGTCAGGAACTGCATTCGCTTCTACCAGACAGCTGAGGAACTAAACGCCACCACGCTGATGAACTACTGTGGGGAGATCATAGCCAGTCACTGG GATGATCTAAGAAAAGAAGATTTCAGCACCATGAGTGCCCAACTTCTATATAAGATGATCAAATCTAAAACAGAGTATCCTCTCCACAAAGCCATCAAAGTTGAGCGGGAAGATGTGGTCTTTCTCTATCTTATTGAGATGGACCCGCAG CTCCCTGGCAAGCTAAATGAATTAGACAACAATGGTGATCTGGCATTAGACCTGGCACTCTCTCGTAAATTGGAAAGTATTGCCACCACTCTGGTTAACAACAAAGCTGATGTGGATATGGTGGACCAGAGTGGCTGGAGCCTCTTGCATAAGGCCATCCAAAGAG GTGATGAATTTGCAGCAATCTTCCTGATTCGCCACTCAGCTCAGGTGAATGCAGCCACAGTGGGGGCCGTGGAAACCCCACTTCATCTGGTCTGTTCTTTTAGCCCCAAGAAACATTCTGTGGAAGTAATGAGTGGCATGGCACGAATCGCAGAGGCTCTGCTCAAGACCGGAGCCAACCCCAACATGCAGAACAGCAAGGGCAG gacTCCGTTACATGAAGCTGTTGCATCAGGGAATGAGCCAGTGTTCAGCCAGTTACTAGATTGCAAACA GCTTGACCTCGAACTCAAGGACCATGAAGGCAGCACAGCTCTGTGGCTGGCCTTGCAGTATATCACCGTGTCTTCAGACCCATCAGTAAATCCATTTGAGGACGATGCACCAGTAGTAAATGGCACCTCATTTGACGAGAATAGCTTTGCAGCACAGCTCATCCAGAGAGGGAGCAACCCTGATGCACCTGACACTACCACAG AAAACTGCCTCATGCAGAGAGCAGCACGGGCAGGCAACGAGGCAGCTACTCTTTTCCTAGCTACTCATGGAGCGAAGGTCAACCATGTCAACAAATGG GGTGAGAGCCCGCTTCATACAGCATGTCGCTGTGGCCTGGCAAGCCTGACAGCAGAGCTGCTCCAGCAGGGAGCCAACCCCAACCTACAGACACAAAAGGCTCTGCCTGACGACACCCATGGCGTAGCGACACAGACCCCTCTCCACATGGCCATTGCTCACAACCACCCAGATGTGGTCTCTGTCATCCTTGAGCAAAAAG CCAATGCACTTCATGCCACCAACAACTTCCAGATCATTCCAGACTTCAGTCTCAAAGATTCAATGGACCAGACTGTGCTGGGCTTGGCCCTCTGGACAG GTATGCACACTATAGCAGCTCAGCTGCTGGGCTCAGGGGCTTCTATCAACGACACTATGTCCAATGGACAAACCCTGCTTCATATGGCCATTCAAAGACAGGACAGCAAGAGTGCACTCTTCCTTCTTGAACATCAGGCTGACATCAATGTGAG AACTCAAGAGGGACAAACAGCACTACAGTTGGCCATTAGTAACCAGCTGCCACTGGTGGTAGATGCCATTTGCACAAGAGGAGCTGATATGTCAGTGGTGGATGACAAAGGGGACCCTCCACTGTGGCTGGCTCTTGAGAACGGCCTGGAAGATATTGCATCCACACTG GTCCGCCATGGCTGCGATGCAACTAGTTGGAGCACAGGGCCCTCTGGCTGCCAGCAGACTCTCCTGCACAGAGCTGTTGATGAGAACAATGAGGTGTCTGCTTGCTTCCTCATTCGCAG CGGGTGTGACGTGAACAGCCCCAGGAAGCCAGGGCCAAATGGGGAAGGAGACGAAGAAGCCAGAGATGGGCAAACGCCCCTCCATCTAGCGAGCACTTGGGGATTGGAGGAGGTGGTGCAGTGCCTTCTAGAGTTTGGAGCTAATGTTAACACCCAG GATGCAGAGGGTAGAGCTCCTGTCCATGCTGCCATTAGCAGCCAGCACAACGTCATCATCCAGCTCCTCATCTCCCATCCAGACATTCGTCTTAACATTCGCGACCGTCAAGGAATGACCCCCTTCGCCTGCGCCATGACGCACAAGAACAATAAGGCAGCAGAGGCTATCCTCAAGAGGGAGCCAGGTGCTGCTGAACAG GTGGATAACAAAGGCCGTAATTTTCTACACGTGGCTGTGCAAAATTCAGATATCGAAAGTGTCTTGTTCCTCATCAGCGTCCAAGCCAATGTCAACTCCAGGGTTCAGGATGCAGCCAAACTCACCCCTCTCCACCTCGCTGTCCAGGCTGGATCTGAGATCATTGTCCGCAACCTG TTGCTTGCTGGAGCAAAAGTAAATGAGTTGACAAAACACAGGCAGACAGCATTACACCTGGCCGCCCAACAGGACCTGGCCACTATTTGTTCTGTGTTGATCGAGAATGGAGTAGACTTTGCTGCTGAGgatgaaaatggaaataatg cTCTGCATCTGGCTGTGATGCAAGGCCGCCTTAATAATGTGAGAACCCTACTCACAGAGTCCAACGTTGATGCTGAGGCCTTTAATCTCAG GGGTCAGTCACCGATGCACGTATTAGGCCATTATGGGAAAGAAAATGCTGCCGCCATTTTCGAGTTGTTCCTGGAGTGTATGCCTGAATACCCTCTGGACAAACCAGATAATGAAGGGAACACAG TTCTGCTCCTGGCCTACATGAAAGGAAATGCAAATCTGTGCCGTGCCATTGTGAGGGCTGGGGCTCGACTGGGCATCAACAATAATCAGGGCATCAACATTTTCAACTACCAAGTTGCAACCAAACAGTTGCTCTTTCGCCTTCTAG atATGCTGTCCAAAGAGCCCCCATGGTGTGATGGGTCAAACTGTTATGAATGTGTTGCCAAGTTTGGTGTAACAACACGGAAACATCACTG CCGCCACTGTGGGCGCCTGTTGTGTCACAAGTGCTCTATAAAGGAGATACCCATCATCAAGTTCGACCTGAACAAGCCAGTGAGGGTGTGTGACATCTGCTTTGATGTCCTAACTCTGGGTGGGGTATCGTAA
- the ube2g1a gene encoding ubiquitin-conjugating enzyme E2 G1a: MTEPQSALLLRRQLAELNKNPVEGFSAGLIEDNDLYRWEVLIIGPPDTLYEGGVFKAHLTFPKDYPLRPPKMKFITDIWHPNVDKNGDVCISILHEPGEDKYGYEKPEERWLPIHTVETIMISVISMLADPNGDSPANVDAAKEWREDRHGAFKRKVARCVRKSQETAFE, encoded by the exons AGCTGAACAAAAACCCAGTGGAGGGATTCTCAGCAGGCCTGATTGAGGATAATGATCTCTACAGATGGGAAGTACTTATCATAGGTCCTCCAGATACACTCTA tgaAGGTGGTGTGTTTAAAGCTCACCTGACATTTCCCAAAGATTACCCTCTCAGGCCACCTAAAATGAAATTTATCACAGATATTTGGCACCCTAATG TTGACAAGAATGGAGATGTATGTATTTCTATTTTGCACGAACCTGGGGAGGACAAGTACGGCTATGAGAAACCAGAGGAGCGCTGGCTGCCTATCCACACAGTGGAAACCATCATGATTAGTGTTATCTCTATGCTGGCAGACCCAAATGGTGACTCGCCAGCAAATGTGGATGCTGCA AAAGAATGGAGGGAGGACAGACACGGCGCATTTAAAAGGAAAGTTGCACGTTGTGTACGAAAAAGCCAAGAGACTGCGTTCGAGTGA
- the ankfy1 gene encoding rabankyrin-5 isoform X2: MQQKLADTERRCAVLAAQGSGQGSPSPAAAADTFISRLLDIVADLYQQEHYSDLKVKVAGETLSAHKFVLAARSDVWSLANLTSTSELDLSDCKPEVAMAMLRWAYTDELELSEDDAFLIDLMKLANRFQLQLLRERCEKGVMSSVNVRNCIRFYQTAEELNATTLMNYCGEIIASHWDDLRKEDFSTMSAQLLYKMIKSKTEYPLHKAIKVEREDVVFLYLIEMDPQLPGKLNELDNNGDLALDLALSRKLESIATTLVNNKADVDMVDQSGWSLLHKAIQRGDEFAAIFLIRHSAQVNAATVGAVETPLHLVCSFSPKKHSVEVMSGMARIAEALLKTGANPNMQNSKGRTPLHEAVASGNEPVFSQLLDCKQLDLELKDHEGSTALWLALQYITVSSDPSVNPFEDDAPVVNGTSFDENSFAAQLIQRGSNPDAPDTTTENCLMQRAARAGNEAATLFLATHGAKVNHVNKWGESPLHTACRCGLASLTAELLQQGANPNLQTQKALPDDTHGVATQTPLHMAIAHNHPDVVSVILEQKANALHATNNFQIIPDFSLKDSMDQTVLGLALWTGMHTIAAQLLGSGASINDTMSNGQTLLHMAIQRQDSKSALFLLEHQADINVRTQEGQTALQLAISNQLPLVVDAICTRGADMSVVDDKGDPPLWLALENGLEDIASTLVRHGCDATSWSTGPSGCQQTLLHRAVDENNEVSACFLIRSGCDVNSPRKPGPNGEGDEEARDGQTPLHLASTWGLEEVVQCLLEFGANVNTQDAEGRAPVHAAISSQHNVIIQLLISHPDIRLNIRDRQGMTPFACAMTHKNNKAAEAILKREPGAAEQVDNKGRNFLHVAVQNSDIESVLFLISVQANVNSRVQDAAKLTPLHLAVQAGSEIIVRNLLLAGAKVNELTKHRQTALHLAAQQDLATICSVLIENGVDFAAEDENGNNALHLAVMQGRLNNVRTLLTESNVDAEAFNLRGQSPMHVLGHYGKENAAAIFELFLECMPEYPLDKPDNEGNTVLLLAYMKGNANLCRAIVRAGARLGINNNQGINIFNYQVATKQLLFRLLDMLSKEPPWCDGSNCYECVAKFGVTTRKHHCRHCGRLLCHKCSIKEIPIIKFDLNKPVRVCDICFDVLTLGGVS; encoded by the exons ATGCAACAGAAGCTGGCTGACACAGAGAGGCGCTGTGCTGTGCTTGCTGCTCAGGGTTCTGGTCAGGGCTCCCCcagccctgcagcagcagcagacacctTCATTAGTCGTCTGCTGGACATCGTGGCCGACCTCTATCAGCAGGAACATTACAG tgaTCTGAAAGTGAAAGTTGCAGGGGAAACGCTTAGTGCCCATAAGTTTGTTTTGGCTGCTCGCAGTGATGTCTGGAGTCTGGCTAATCTCACCTCCACCTCTGAGCTGGACCTATCAG ACTGTAAGCCTGAGGTTGCCATGGCAATGTTGCGCTGGGCTTACACTGATGAGTTGGAACTCAGTGAGGATGATGCCTTTCTTATTGACCTGATGAAGCTGGCTAACCGCTTCCAGCTACAGCTGCTTCGAGAGAG GTGTGAAAAAGGCGTGATGTCCTCTGTGAATGTCAGGAACTGCATTCGCTTCTACCAGACAGCTGAGGAACTAAACGCCACCACGCTGATGAACTACTGTGGGGAGATCATAGCCAGTCACTGG GATGATCTAAGAAAAGAAGATTTCAGCACCATGAGTGCCCAACTTCTATATAAGATGATCAAATCTAAAACAGAGTATCCTCTCCACAAAGCCATCAAAGTTGAGCGGGAAGATGTGGTCTTTCTCTATCTTATTGAGATGGACCCGCAG CTCCCTGGCAAGCTAAATGAATTAGACAACAATGGTGATCTGGCATTAGACCTGGCACTCTCTCGTAAATTGGAAAGTATTGCCACCACTCTGGTTAACAACAAAGCTGATGTGGATATGGTGGACCAGAGTGGCTGGAGCCTCTTGCATAAGGCCATCCAAAGAG GTGATGAATTTGCAGCAATCTTCCTGATTCGCCACTCAGCTCAGGTGAATGCAGCCACAGTGGGGGCCGTGGAAACCCCACTTCATCTGGTCTGTTCTTTTAGCCCCAAGAAACATTCTGTGGAAGTAATGAGTGGCATGGCACGAATCGCAGAGGCTCTGCTCAAGACCGGAGCCAACCCCAACATGCAGAACAGCAAGGGCAG gacTCCGTTACATGAAGCTGTTGCATCAGGGAATGAGCCAGTGTTCAGCCAGTTACTAGATTGCAAACA GCTTGACCTCGAACTCAAGGACCATGAAGGCAGCACAGCTCTGTGGCTGGCCTTGCAGTATATCACCGTGTCTTCAGACCCATCAGTAAATCCATTTGAGGACGATGCACCAGTAGTAAATGGCACCTCATTTGACGAGAATAGCTTTGCAGCACAGCTCATCCAGAGAGGGAGCAACCCTGATGCACCTGACACTACCACAG AAAACTGCCTCATGCAGAGAGCAGCACGGGCAGGCAACGAGGCAGCTACTCTTTTCCTAGCTACTCATGGAGCGAAGGTCAACCATGTCAACAAATGG GGTGAGAGCCCGCTTCATACAGCATGTCGCTGTGGCCTGGCAAGCCTGACAGCAGAGCTGCTCCAGCAGGGAGCCAACCCCAACCTACAGACACAAAAGGCTCTGCCTGACGACACCCATGGCGTAGCGACACAGACCCCTCTCCACATGGCCATTGCTCACAACCACCCAGATGTGGTCTCTGTCATCCTTGAGCAAAAAG CCAATGCACTTCATGCCACCAACAACTTCCAGATCATTCCAGACTTCAGTCTCAAAGATTCAATGGACCAGACTGTGCTGGGCTTGGCCCTCTGGACAG GTATGCACACTATAGCAGCTCAGCTGCTGGGCTCAGGGGCTTCTATCAACGACACTATGTCCAATGGACAAACCCTGCTTCATATGGCCATTCAAAGACAGGACAGCAAGAGTGCACTCTTCCTTCTTGAACATCAGGCTGACATCAATGTGAG AACTCAAGAGGGACAAACAGCACTACAGTTGGCCATTAGTAACCAGCTGCCACTGGTGGTAGATGCCATTTGCACAAGAGGAGCTGATATGTCAGTGGTGGATGACAAAGGGGACCCTCCACTGTGGCTGGCTCTTGAGAACGGCCTGGAAGATATTGCATCCACACTG GTCCGCCATGGCTGCGATGCAACTAGTTGGAGCACAGGGCCCTCTGGCTGCCAGCAGACTCTCCTGCACAGAGCTGTTGATGAGAACAATGAGGTGTCTGCTTGCTTCCTCATTCGCAG CGGGTGTGACGTGAACAGCCCCAGGAAGCCAGGGCCAAATGGGGAAGGAGACGAAGAAGCCAGAGATGGGCAAACGCCCCTCCATCTAGCGAGCACTTGGGGATTGGAGGAGGTGGTGCAGTGCCTTCTAGAGTTTGGAGCTAATGTTAACACCCAG GATGCAGAGGGTAGAGCTCCTGTCCATGCTGCCATTAGCAGCCAGCACAACGTCATCATCCAGCTCCTCATCTCCCATCCAGACATTCGTCTTAACATTCGCGACCGTCAAGGAATGACCCCCTTCGCCTGCGCCATGACGCACAAGAACAATAAGGCAGCAGAGGCTATCCTCAAGAGGGAGCCAGGTGCTGCTGAACAG GTGGATAACAAAGGCCGTAATTTTCTACACGTGGCTGTGCAAAATTCAGATATCGAAAGTGTCTTGTTCCTCATCAGCGTCCAAGCCAATGTCAACTCCAGGGTTCAGGATGCAGCCAAACTCACCCCTCTCCACCTCGCTGTCCAGGCTGGATCTGAGATCATTGTCCGCAACCTG TTGCTTGCTGGAGCAAAAGTAAATGAGTTGACAAAACACAGGCAGACAGCATTACACCTGGCCGCCCAACAGGACCTGGCCACTATTTGTTCTGTGTTGATCGAGAATGGAGTAGACTTTGCTGCTGAGgatgaaaatggaaataatg cTCTGCATCTGGCTGTGATGCAAGGCCGCCTTAATAATGTGAGAACCCTACTCACAGAGTCCAACGTTGATGCTGAGGCCTTTAATCTCAG GGGTCAGTCACCGATGCACGTATTAGGCCATTATGGGAAAGAAAATGCTGCCGCCATTTTCGAGTTGTTCCTGGAGTGTATGCCTGAATACCCTCTGGACAAACCAGATAATGAAGGGAACACAG TTCTGCTCCTGGCCTACATGAAAGGAAATGCAAATCTGTGCCGTGCCATTGTGAGGGCTGGGGCTCGACTGGGCATCAACAATAATCAGGGCATCAACATTTTCAACTACCAAGTTGCAACCAAACAGTTGCTCTTTCGCCTTCTAG atATGCTGTCCAAAGAGCCCCCATGGTGTGATGGGTCAAACTGTTATGAATGTGTTGCCAAGTTTGGTGTAACAACACGGAAACATCACTG CCGCCACTGTGGGCGCCTGTTGTGTCACAAGTGCTCTATAAAGGAGATACCCATCATCAAGTTCGACCTGAACAAGCCAGTGAGGGTGTGTGACATCTGCTTTGATGTCCTAACTCTGGGTGGGGTATCGTAA
- the cyb5d2 gene encoding neuferricin — protein MLACVVVVVVSVLVAVLLVPRDGSVKPGSPQTITVRLLSRHELSLYDGEQGSKGLYLAIMGQVFDVSKGHKHYGPGGAYHFMAGRDASLAFITGDFTESGLTDDVSSLSPLQVVALYDWLAFYQRDYQTVGVVIGRFYRETGEPTQALLQVEASLAEGQRMKAQSDAEMLHFPACNSEWSPARGGRVWCSTKSGGVVRDWTGVPRKLFSAGSTGVRCVCVEDHSAAEEDPNLQKYEGCPPDAESCAVGEF, from the exons ATGCTcgcttgtgttgttgttgtggttgtgtctgtgttggtggCTGTGTTGTTGGTTCCCCGCGATGGGTCCGTTAAACCGGGATCACCGCAGACGATTACTGTGCGGCTCCTCAGCAGACATGAACTGTCGCTGTACGACGGAGAGCAAGGCAGCAAGGGCCTGTACCTGGCCATCATGGGGCAGGTGTTTGATGTCAGCAAGGGACACAAGCACTATGGACCCGGTGGTGCCTATCACTTTATGGCAG gcAGAGACGCCTCTCTGGCCTTCATCACTGGAGACTTCACAGAAAGCGGCCTGACAGATGATGTGTCTAGTCTCTCCCCCCTGCAAGTGGTGGCCCTGTATGACTGGCTGGCCTTCTATCAGAGGGACTACCAGACTGTGG GGGTGGTAATCGGCCGGTTCTACAGAGAGACTGGAGAGCCAACACAGGCCTTGTTGCAGGTAGAAGCATCACTAGCGGAAGGCCAGCGAATGAAGGCCCAGTCTGATGCTGAGATGCtacatttcccagcatgcaattCAGAGTGGAGCCCTGCCAGGGGAGGAAGAGTCTGGTGCTCCACTAAGAG tggTGGAGTGGTAAGAGACTGGACGGGTGTCCCACGGAAGCTCTTCTCTGCAGGATCCACTGGTGTTCGCTGCGTCTGTGTGGAGGACCactctgcagcagaggaagacCCCAACCTGCAGAAATATGAAGGCTGCCCTCCAGATGCTGAATCATGTGCTGTCGGAGAATTTTAA